In Amycolatopsis coloradensis, one genomic interval encodes:
- a CDS encoding amidohydrolase, with amino-acid sequence MDDLLLRRVRVGLAGSLSDVRIEGGRIAAIAGPGQAGEASEILDGHGGTLLPGLVDAHVHTAQWSAARRRIPLGEATSAAHAVDLVLAHLLAHPAPPGELVLGAGFRDGLWPDAPHKDLLRKALPGHPVALFSADLHTLWLSPAALKLIGREHPTGVLLENDCMSATAELPIAPEDVIDGWVADALDAAAARGVTRIVDYEYADTVTDWRRRLARKPLPVRVSCVIAKYLLDTAIERGHRSGDVLEDSGGLLTVGPFKLFVDGSLNTRTAYCVGHYAGTESHGLLELPPEELEPLMRKASEHGLSLAVHAIGDHANKIALDAFAKVGRAGRIEHAQLLRAEDVARFAELGVVASVQPAHQPDDRDVADRHWHGWTDRAFPYGALHRSGVTLEFGSDAPVAPLDPWDAIASAVSRTDDERPPWHPEQAMPLEAALAASSGGRTGVAVGDVADLVVTAVDPARLSPAGLRDIPITATVMDGHVTYAS; translated from the coding sequence GTGGACGATCTTCTGTTGCGCCGGGTCCGGGTCGGCTTGGCGGGTTCCCTGTCGGACGTGCGGATCGAGGGCGGCCGGATCGCGGCCATCGCGGGCCCGGGGCAGGCGGGTGAGGCGTCGGAGATCCTGGACGGGCACGGCGGCACCCTGCTGCCCGGTCTGGTCGACGCGCATGTGCACACCGCCCAGTGGTCGGCCGCGCGCCGCCGGATCCCGCTGGGGGAGGCGACCTCCGCGGCGCACGCGGTCGATCTCGTGCTCGCCCATCTGCTGGCGCATCCCGCGCCGCCCGGCGAGCTCGTGCTCGGGGCCGGGTTCCGCGACGGTCTCTGGCCAGACGCCCCGCACAAGGATCTGCTGCGGAAGGCCTTGCCAGGGCATCCGGTCGCGCTGTTCAGCGCCGACCTCCACACGTTGTGGCTCAGCCCGGCCGCGCTGAAGCTCATCGGCCGCGAGCATCCGACCGGGGTGCTGCTGGAGAACGATTGCATGAGCGCGACGGCCGAACTCCCGATCGCTCCCGAGGACGTCATCGACGGCTGGGTGGCCGACGCCCTCGACGCGGCGGCCGCCCGCGGTGTCACCAGGATCGTCGACTACGAATACGCCGACACGGTCACCGACTGGCGGCGACGGCTGGCACGGAAACCCCTGCCGGTCCGGGTTTCCTGCGTGATCGCGAAGTACCTGCTCGACACCGCCATCGAACGCGGCCACCGGTCCGGGGACGTCCTGGAGGACAGCGGCGGACTGCTCACGGTCGGCCCGTTCAAGCTGTTCGTCGACGGTTCGCTGAACACGCGCACCGCCTACTGCGTGGGGCACTACGCCGGAACCGAGTCCCACGGACTGCTCGAACTGCCGCCCGAGGAGCTGGAACCGTTGATGCGCAAGGCATCCGAGCACGGCCTTTCACTCGCGGTGCACGCGATCGGCGACCACGCCAACAAGATCGCGCTCGACGCCTTCGCGAAGGTCGGCCGCGCGGGCCGTATCGAGCACGCGCAACTGCTGCGCGCCGAGGACGTCGCGCGTTTCGCCGAGCTGGGAGTGGTGGCGAGTGTGCAGCCCGCCCATCAGCCGGACGACCGCGACGTCGCCGACCGGCACTGGCACGGCTGGACCGATCGGGCCTTCCCCTACGGCGCGTTGCATCGCTCCGGGGTGACGCTGGAGTTCGGCTCGGACGCGCCGGTCGCGCCGCTGGACCCGTGGGACGCGATCGCGTCGGCGGTCAGCCGCACCGACGACGAGCGTCCGCCGTGGCATCCCGAGCAGGCCATGCCGCTGGAGGCCGCGCTCGCGGCGTCGTCAGGTGGCCGGACCGGGGTGGCCGTCGGGGACGTGGCGGACCTGGTCGTCACCGCGGTGGATCCGGCGCGGCTGTCGCCGGCGGGCCTGCGCGACATCCCGATCACCGCCACGGTCATGGACGGCCATGTCACCTACGCCTCCTGA
- a CDS encoding aldo/keto reductase has translation MTDIPTVELNNGVEMPQLGFGVFQVPDEETTAAVKAALDAGYRSIDTAAIYGNEAGVGKALAESGIARDELFITTKLWNSEQGYDATLKAFDASMAKLGLEQLDLYLIHWPTPERDLYRDTWKAFEKLHADGRVRAIGVSNFQPAHLERLLDAGSVTPAVNQVEVHPYLQQAAVREFDARHGIATEAWSPLAKGGDLLGEGAITALASKHGRTPAQIVLRWHLQLGNVVIPKSVTPSRIKENLDVFGFTLSEEDIASLSVLDRGERTGPDPDTFNVA, from the coding sequence GTGACCGACATTCCCACCGTCGAGCTCAACAACGGGGTGGAGATGCCGCAGCTCGGGTTCGGCGTCTTCCAGGTGCCGGACGAGGAGACCACCGCCGCGGTCAAGGCCGCGCTGGACGCGGGCTACCGCAGCATCGACACCGCCGCCATCTACGGCAACGAAGCGGGCGTCGGCAAGGCGCTCGCCGAGTCCGGGATCGCCCGCGACGAGCTGTTCATCACCACCAAACTGTGGAACAGCGAACAGGGCTACGACGCCACGCTGAAGGCGTTCGACGCCAGCATGGCCAAGCTGGGCCTCGAACAGCTGGACCTCTACCTCATCCACTGGCCGACACCGGAGCGCGATCTCTACCGCGACACGTGGAAGGCCTTCGAGAAGCTCCACGCCGACGGCCGGGTGCGCGCGATCGGCGTGTCCAACTTCCAGCCCGCGCACCTCGAACGGCTTCTCGACGCCGGCTCGGTGACCCCGGCGGTCAACCAGGTCGAGGTGCACCCGTACCTGCAGCAGGCCGCGGTGCGCGAATTCGACGCGCGGCACGGCATCGCGACCGAGGCGTGGAGCCCGCTGGCCAAGGGCGGCGACCTGCTCGGCGAGGGCGCGATCACCGCGCTGGCTTCGAAGCACGGCCGCACGCCGGCGCAGATCGTCCTGCGGTGGCACCTGCAGCTCGGCAACGTCGTCATCCCGAAGTCCGTGACCCCGTCGCGGATCAAGGAGAACCTCGACGTCTTCGGGTTCACGCTGTCGGAGGAGGACATCGCTTCGCTGTCCGTACTGGACCGCGGTGAGCGGACCGGGCCGGATCCCGACACCTTCAACGTCGCCTGA
- a CDS encoding DUF2127 domain-containing protein produces the protein MSTEKLFRIAITLKGLDGALQLVGGLILLIVPASVISGFAHAVVTRDLLGDPEGTLARHLELAAGHFAEGRTFAVAYLVAHGLIKLGLVWALAKKVMRAYPVAAVVLSAFVVYEIFRAIHTHSLALPFFAALDVVIVVLVLREYRQLKRDRVALPADTPVRRAAQAMR, from the coding sequence ATGAGCACCGAGAAGCTGTTCCGGATCGCCATCACCCTGAAGGGGCTCGACGGCGCGTTACAGCTGGTGGGCGGGCTGATCCTGCTGATCGTGCCGGCGTCGGTCATCTCCGGTTTCGCGCACGCCGTCGTCACCCGGGATCTGCTCGGCGACCCCGAAGGGACGCTGGCCCGGCACCTCGAACTCGCCGCCGGTCACTTCGCCGAGGGCCGGACGTTCGCCGTCGCGTACCTCGTGGCGCACGGGCTCATCAAACTCGGCCTGGTCTGGGCGCTGGCGAAGAAGGTGATGCGGGCGTACCCCGTCGCCGCCGTGGTGCTCTCGGCGTTCGTGGTCTACGAGATCTTCCGCGCGATCCACACGCACTCACTCGCGCTTCCGTTCTTCGCCGCCCTCGACGTGGTGATCGTCGTGCTGGTCCTGCGCGAGTACCGGCAGCTCAAACGGGATCGCGTCGCCCTGCCCGCCGACACACCGGTCCGCCGGGCGGCGCAAGCGATGCGNTGA
- a CDS encoding MFS transporter, producing MPAALLALAISAFGIGTTEFVIMGLLPEVAGDFGVSIPSAGLLISGYALGVVVGAPLLTALASRVPRKTVLVGLMVLFIAGNVVSALAPTYGLLMTGRVVAALSHGAFFGVGAVVAASLVAPNKQAGAIAMMFTGLTVANVLGVPAGTALGQALGWRSTFWAVSALGVIGLIGILALVPVQATTKSAGLRSELAVFRRPQVWLALAMTALGFAGVFASFTYIAPMMTEVAGFSPGAVTWLLVLFGGGLFVGNLLGGKAADRSLMPSLYVILAVLAAVLVVFVFTAHSQLPAAITIAVFGAAGFATVAPLQARVMNKAEGAPALASAANIAAFNLGNAGGAWLGGKAIDAGLGYTAPNWIGAALALAGLLVAVISGMLDHGRRKARRAELAPAA from the coding sequence ATGCCTGCCGCTCTGCTCGCACTGGCGATCAGTGCCTTCGGTATCGGCACCACCGAGTTCGTGATCATGGGCCTGCTGCCCGAGGTCGCGGGCGACTTCGGCGTGTCCATCCCCTCCGCCGGGCTGCTGATCTCCGGATACGCGCTGGGCGTCGTGGTCGGCGCCCCGCTGCTGACCGCGCTCGCGTCGCGGGTGCCGCGCAAGACGGTGCTGGTCGGCCTGATGGTCCTGTTCATCGCCGGCAACGTCGTTTCCGCGCTGGCCCCCACCTACGGCCTGCTGATGACCGGCCGCGTGGTCGCCGCGCTTTCGCACGGCGCGTTCTTCGGTGTCGGCGCCGTCGTCGCCGCCTCACTGGTCGCGCCGAACAAGCAGGCCGGCGCCATCGCGATGATGTTCACCGGGCTGACCGTCGCCAATGTCCTCGGCGTTCCCGCCGGGACCGCGCTCGGCCAGGCACTGGGCTGGCGTTCGACGTTCTGGGCGGTCAGCGCGCTCGGCGTGATCGGCCTGATCGGGATCCTCGCGCTGGTCCCCGTGCAGGCGACGACGAAGAGCGCCGGACTGCGCAGCGAACTGGCCGTGTTCCGGCGTCCGCAGGTGTGGCTCGCGCTGGCGATGACCGCGCTCGGCTTCGCCGGGGTGTTCGCGTCCTTCACCTACATCGCCCCGATGATGACCGAGGTCGCCGGCTTCTCCCCCGGCGCGGTGACCTGGCTGCTGGTGCTGTTCGGCGGTGGCCTGTTCGTCGGCAACCTGCTCGGCGGCAAGGCGGCCGACCGGTCGCTGATGCCCAGCCTGTATGTCATCCTCGCCGTGCTCGCGGCCGTACTGGTCGTGTTCGTCTTCACCGCGCACTCCCAGCTCCCCGCCGCGATCACCATCGCGGTCTTCGGCGCCGCCGGTTTCGCGACCGTCGCGCCGCTGCAGGCCCGCGTCATGAACAAGGCCGAAGGCGCGCCCGCGCTGGCTTCGGCGGCCAACATCGCCGCGTTCAACCTCGGCAACGCCGGAGGCGCGTGGCTCGGCGGCAAGGCCATCGACGCCGGTCTCGGCTACACCGCGCCCAACTGGATCGGCGCCGCGCTCGCGCTCGCCGGACTGCTGGTCGCGGTCATCTCGGGCATGCTCGACCACGGGCGGCGAAAGGCTCGTCGCGCCGAACTGGCCCCCGCCGCCTGA
- a CDS encoding M48 family metalloprotease, which produces MAFPVVVVAVGVASVLAGLRIQGKIGTYVMLGGLAIMIALGFGLVSALRARRPPIEGPRLDRDAHPALWEMIDDLAAQVKTRPPDEIVLIGEINAAVSEDARFLGLRPGRRTMLIGLPLLAALSVSELRAVLAHELGHYSGGHTRLLALTYRGTQTLAFTVDRLDGGPARALLSAYSKLYLLVARSANRRQELQADEASVLAAGSRTAAAALRKVATLSPLWKDYSERYLSLGAAARRTPAVLLGFRSYLNHPAQRDWVTEYADDIIDGEELSKYDSHPPTKRRIAALAGVPDNPVKPDARPGWSLLGAPKIDVPEAELEVLVRDVGPRADWDEVVKRAGRASVAEGARMLTSAGIESRLAPRGTIGEVVRVLRDGDADALAKPLRAPSREEGLELLTELFADTVTAAMIDNGVAAHRLNWGGGWELCLGDGEPFDVAELVGPAVRSPRAVDELVHNLQLLSVPAGYFCKHEPQPEPDPAEARMLGMFTALKAKRKLYDLIVCDTEMVLLPMARSVLIRRGLAGLIGARGVSDRKRIRKLRERGLDDLRAEPGARRIPFPDIVAGGFPRRKLTAYLTLELSDGETLELAFTGNTEDFGTAHDELTAFFGSLGLARS; this is translated from the coding sequence GTGGCGTTCCCAGTGGTGGTCGTCGCGGTGGGTGTCGCCAGTGTGCTGGCGGGCCTGCGGATCCAGGGCAAGATCGGCACCTACGTCATGCTCGGCGGGCTCGCGATCATGATCGCGCTCGGCTTCGGGCTGGTGAGCGCGCTGCGGGCGCGGCGTCCCCCGATCGAGGGGCCGCGGCTGGACCGCGACGCGCATCCCGCGCTGTGGGAGATGATCGACGACCTCGCCGCCCAGGTGAAGACGCGTCCGCCGGACGAGATCGTGCTGATCGGCGAGATCAACGCCGCGGTCAGCGAGGACGCCCGGTTCCTCGGTCTGCGGCCGGGACGCCGCACGATGCTGATCGGACTGCCGCTGCTGGCCGCGCTGAGCGTGAGCGAACTGCGCGCGGTGCTCGCGCACGAACTCGGCCACTACAGCGGCGGCCACACCCGGCTGCTCGCGCTGACCTACCGCGGCACCCAGACGCTCGCCTTCACCGTCGACAGGCTGGACGGTGGTCCCGCCAGGGCCCTGCTCTCCGCCTACTCGAAGCTGTACCTCCTGGTCGCGCGGTCGGCGAACCGGCGGCAGGAACTGCAGGCCGACGAGGCTTCCGTGCTCGCGGCGGGCAGCCGGACGGCGGCCGCGGCGCTGCGGAAGGTCGCGACGCTGAGCCCGCTGTGGAAGGACTACTCCGAGCGCTATCTCTCGCTCGGCGCGGCGGCGCGGCGTACTCCCGCCGTGTTGCTGGGGTTCCGGTCGTACCTCAACCACCCCGCCCAGCGGGACTGGGTGACCGAGTACGCCGACGACATCATCGACGGCGAAGAGCTGTCGAAGTACGACAGCCATCCGCCCACGAAGCGGCGGATCGCCGCGCTGGCGGGCGTGCCGGACAACCCGGTGAAGCCGGACGCGCGGCCGGGCTGGTCGCTCCTGGGCGCGCCGAAGATCGACGTGCCCGAGGCGGAACTGGAGGTGCTGGTCCGCGACGTGGGACCGCGCGCGGACTGGGACGAGGTCGTCAAACGCGCGGGCCGCGCGTCGGTGGCGGAGGGCGCGCGAATGCTGACCTCGGCCGGGATCGAGAGCAGGCTGGCGCCGCGCGGCACGATCGGCGAGGTCGTGCGGGTGCTGCGCGACGGAGACGCCGACGCGCTCGCCAAACCCCTGCGGGCACCGTCCCGCGAGGAGGGTCTCGAACTGCTCACCGAACTGTTCGCCGACACCGTCACCGCCGCGATGATCGACAACGGCGTCGCCGCGCACCGCCTGAACTGGGGCGGCGGCTGGGAACTGTGCCTCGGCGACGGCGAGCCGTTCGACGTCGCCGAACTGGTCGGCCCGGCGGTGCGGAGCCCGCGCGCGGTCGACGAACTGGTCCACAACCTGCAACTGCTGAGCGTGCCTGCCGGGTACTTCTGCAAGCACGAACCCCAGCCCGAGCCGGATCCCGCCGAAGCACGGATGCTCGGGATGTTCACCGCGCTCAAGGCCAAGCGGAAGCTCTACGACCTGATCGTCTGCGACACCGAAATGGTGCTGCTGCCGATGGCCCGTTCGGTGCTGATCCGCCGCGGCCTCGCCGGCCTGATCGGGGCGCGCGGCGTGTCGGACCGCAAGCGGATCCGGAAGCTGCGCGAGCGCGGCCTCGACGATCTGCGCGCCGAACCGGGCGCCCGGCGGATCCCGTTCCCGGACATCGTCGCGGGCGGTTTCCCCCGCCGGAAGCTCACCGCGTACCTGACGCTGGAGTTGTCCGACGGCGAGACGCTGGAACTGGCCTTCACCGGCAACACCGAGGACTTCGGGACCGCCCACGACGAACTGACGGCGTTCTTCGGCTCACTGGGACTGGCGCGTTCTTGA
- a CDS encoding MarR family winged helix-turn-helix transcriptional regulator translates to MSLADDAVEARAQGWRTLAALHARIEDALERALAQEHSLSVSEYTVLDVLARQDGFHLRMNQLSNAVVLSQSATTRLVSRLEGRGLLQRYLCPDDRRGIYTEVTPAGQELLAAARPTHDTVLTEALAAAEELPELAPLVAALGKLTFARS, encoded by the coding sequence GTGTCACTGGCCGACGACGCCGTGGAGGCGCGCGCGCAGGGCTGGCGGACCCTGGCCGCACTGCACGCGCGGATCGAGGACGCGCTGGAGCGCGCGCTGGCGCAGGAGCACTCGCTGTCCGTCAGCGAGTACACCGTGCTGGACGTGCTCGCCCGTCAGGACGGTTTCCACCTGCGGATGAACCAGCTGTCGAACGCCGTCGTGCTCAGCCAGTCGGCGACGACCCGGCTGGTGTCGCGGCTGGAGGGCCGGGGGCTGCTACAGCGGTACCTGTGCCCGGACGACCGGCGGGGGATCTACACGGAGGTCACTCCGGCGGGGCAGGAGCTGCTCGCGGCCGCACGGCCGACGCACGACACCGTCCTCACCGAGGCGCTCGCCGCCGCCGAAGAACTCCCCGAACTCGCGCCTTTGGTCGCCGCGCTCGGAAAGCTCACCTTCGCCCGCTCCTGA